From Actinopolymorpha cephalotaxi, one genomic window encodes:
- a CDS encoding helix-turn-helix domain-containing protein: MPIVVDIDVMLAKRKLSVGELADRVGITPANLAVLKNGRAKAVRFTTLEALCEVLECQPGDLLRWENDGEAG; encoded by the coding sequence ATGCCGATCGTTGTCGACATCGACGTGATGCTGGCCAAGCGGAAACTGTCCGTGGGCGAACTCGCGGATCGCGTCGGAATCACTCCCGCCAACCTGGCCGTCCTCAAGAACGGCCGCGCGAAGGCGGTCCGCTTCACCACTCTCGAGGCCCTCTGCGAGGTGCTCGAGTGCCAGCCGGGAGACCTGCTGCGCTGGGAGAACGACGGCGAGGCGGGCTGA